The sequence CGCGGCGGTCCGTACTTCATTATGAAGGAATCGAACGGCTGGCCGACCCACTGAGAGGCCATTGTCTGCTTTGCCTGGTCGGTGGTGCATCCTGCTAAAGCGATAGCGCCAGCGGCAGCCGCTAGCCAGCGACAAAGTCTCATGATGCAGCCTCCCCAGACCTAGGGTCAGGCTGCCTTGTCGCCCTTGGGTCCGTCAACCTGCTGTTGCAGAAACCGCATGTAGTCGAGCGCTTTTTCCCGCTCCGCCGGCTTGAGCGCTTCCCAGATCGACCATGGGGCGCCGACCTGCGTGGGATCGCGCATGATCAGGTCCGCCGGCTCGCAATGCATCGCGCCAGCCAAGGCCTCCAGCATGGGCTGGGTATAGCCTGTCTCGCCGCGCTCAAGCTGCGAGATCGCGCCGTGGGTGACGCCCACGATTTCGGCCAGCTGTTCCTGCGTCAACCCGCGGTGCTTTCGCCACTGCCGAATGAAGTGGCGCGGCTTCGGCGGTTTGAAGTTGGTGCGGACTTTAGCCATGCGCACATTGTGCGCCCGGGTGTGCAGCGCACCAGACAGATGAACTAACACGAGCCTTGCGCCAGAATGTTAGTTTGGCTATCAATTGCGGCATGTCTCATTT comes from Ancylobacter polymorphus and encodes:
- a CDS encoding helix-turn-helix domain-containing protein; protein product: MAKVRTNFKPPKPRHFIRQWRKHRGLTQEQLAEIVGVTHGAISQLERGETGYTQPMLEALAGAMHCEPADLIMRDPTQVGAPWSIWEALKPAEREKALDYMRFLQQQVDGPKGDKAA